The Pirellulaceae bacterium DNA segment TACGGGAGAATTCATGAGGATCAATGCCATTCAAAACAACCCGAATTCGCTCTGGCTGGGATCCGGAGTTGATTAGCGCGTCACGTATTTGATTGGAGACGGCAACGATACCTGGAAAGGTCCGAAGAACCAATTTATCAGCAGGATAGAGCAGGTGTCGCTCTCGAATTTTGTCCCCCGTCCAGCCATGCGAGGTGGCGAGTCGAATAATGTTCTTGTATCGGCGGTTGATCATCGTGGCGATGAAGCTTGCCTTGTAGTCGTGCGAGTGAATAATGTCGGGCTGGAAGGCGTCGGTGATTTGTCGGATTTTTTTGAAGATCGTTCCATCGAAAGGCCCATGATGCGTTTCAGTGTAGTGCCTAAGTCTCAAGGCAGCGGCTCGATCCGCCAAATCGTATTCCCGATCATCGACGTGGTGCATGAAGCACACCGCCATTTGTACCCGATCGGCCGATACGCACGCCGCATTTCGAAGCATGATTTTGTCGGCCCCTCCACCCGCTCCATCAACCGCCCGTAAGGCTAATACTCGAATTGGTCGCAAGGGAACCGGTGTGACGTTCCTGATTCTTCGATGGAGTAATGTATGGCTCATGAGGATGTTGGCTTCGCAAAAGGAGGAGAATTAATGTCGCGGTGTACGGTTCCAGGAATGGTTTCGGAAGCCCAGTAACGCGAGTAAGGAAATCGATGCGATTTGGGCCAAAACCAATGGCGTGTGCAGCAAATATTGAAAACGTCGTGGAGATAGCCCAAGCATCCCGATACCTGCGAGGAGGTAAAGGCCGTAAAGCGGCAGTAAGCCGAGTGCCGCAGCGGCGAGTTGGATGGATCGATCAGTCGGTACCCACCAACACAACACACCCGCACCCAGTTGTACCGCCAGGAGGTGAGTCAAAACGAGCGGCCGACTCGTGATTAATAAGGTCCAGCCGAGATCTGCGATCCGAAGATTGCGATGTTTGATCCCCTCAAAGATTAACGGTAAAGCATTGGAGCGGCTCAAACTCAAGTTGCCACTTGCCCATCGCGTTCGCTGAACGCGGAGTTCTTTGGTTGTTTCGGCATTGATGCATTGGACGAGCGCATTTCCAATAAAATGAATTCGTTGATGCTGTCTTGCCAGTTGAATTGTGAATTCAGTGTCTTCCGCACAAGAATGGGAAGACCAGCCAGATGATTCCAAAATCGAACGATGAAAAACCATCCCTGTACCAACGAGCATCACGGATAATCCAAGTTTCGATTTGGGAACAAAAAAAAGATCGTATTCTAGCGTTCGACCTACACTTGCTGCGTAGCTGATCGGACTCGCATCGGGGTTAGATGCGCGATGATTGGCTTGCAAGATGGACGCACCTTCTTGCAGGAAGCTATCCATGACTCCCAACGCGTTTTCATCCAGAGGGCTGTCAGCGTCGAGTACCATGAAGGCATCATAGGGAAGAGCGAGCAGACGTTGGAAAGCCCAGGCGAGTGCGAAGCCTTTCCCGTGACGATCTTTGTCGTGTCGTGTCAAGACATCAACGCCTAACCGTTGGGCCAAAGCAGCCGTCTCGTCATGGCAATTGTCCGCAATGACCGTGATGTCAAATTGGTTGGGAGGATACTTCGAGGCCTGGCAAGATCGAATTGTGCGCTCAATCACCTGTTGCTCATTGTGAGCCGGGATCACGATCATGAAACGGTGTTGGGGAGCTTGCGCAGGTAACCGCGATTCCTGCAGGCCGCAACCCCGTGCGACGACCAAAAATAGGTAGTAGCACACGATTGCGTACGATGGCAGTAGTAAGCCGATCACGAATGTGAGTGTGAGTCCCATACCAAACCACAGCAGCGATTCGGCAATCCGAACGGATGCCGAGCCTAAGACCACGAAGGGCACGACGAAAATGTGCCTTTGGTTTTAGCCTGATTGGTAATGGGAAAGGATCAACTGTTCCGAGCCTCTCGTTCACCGTTTGTGACGGTGAAAGTCCGGAAAAACGTATCCTGACGACGATGCGGCCTGAAATTGGCCCTGTTGGCAGTGCCGCTTACTTCAAAAAACTTTCCTTGTAGCGGACGAATCCTTCCATGGCCTCGTACTGGGCTAATCCGAGTTGGTCAAACAATCGGGCCGTATCCGCGTTACGGGCCTCCGCTCGTTGCCAGAACTCTCGCATGTCAGGGCCGGGAAACAAGGCGCGATCCTTTTGTGATTCGTGTTTGAAAATGGCTGCCCTTTTTCTCGCGACTTCTTGCGGGCTCAAGGGGACCGCCATTTCGATTTGATCTGGACTCCATTCCTGCCAGGCACCTCGATAGAGCCAAAGTTCACATTCCTTGAACCAGTCGTCATTCTTAAGATCGTTGCATGCTCGTAAGATGGCTGTCAGGCAGGTCCGATGCGTACCATGCGGATCGCTCAAGTCACCGGCGGCGTAGACTTGATGCGGTTTAATCTCACGCATCAAATTTACGGTGATGTCAATATCATCGGCGTTCAATGGTTTTTTACGGACTCGCCCGGTCTCATAGAACGGAAGATTGAGGAAATGCAGATTCTCGCGAGGCACACCGCAACATCTGGCACCTGCGACTGCCTCACAACGACGGATCAAGGCTTTTGTCTGTTGGACTTCGTCGCTGTCGACTTGTCCGGCTTTCTTGTTCTTTAGAAATTCTTCAATGTGATCTTCGAGTTGGATGGTGCGCTGCAGGTCGATGTCAAAGTGGCGGTTGAATTCGGTTGCGAACTCGATAAACCGAATGGCATCGTCGTCGAAGACAGCGATGTTGCCAGAAGTTTGGTAAGCGACGTGAACTTCGTGTCCCTGATCGACTAAGCGAATCAAAGTCCCGCCCATCGAAATCACATCATCGTCCGGATGTGGCGAGAAAACGATAACCCGTTTGGGGAAAATCGAATCAAAGC contains these protein-coding regions:
- a CDS encoding glycosyltransferase family 2 protein, whose translation is MPFVVLGSASVRIAESLLWFGMGLTLTFVIGLLLPSYAIVCYYLFLVVARGCGLQESRLPAQAPQHRFMIVIPAHNEQQVIERTIRSCQASKYPPNQFDITVIADNCHDETAALAQRLGVDVLTRHDKDRHGKGFALAWAFQRLLALPYDAFMVLDADSPLDENALGVMDSFLQEGASILQANHRASNPDASPISYAASVGRTLEYDLFFVPKSKLGLSVMLVGTGMVFHRSILESSGWSSHSCAEDTEFTIQLARQHQRIHFIGNALVQCINAETTKELRVQRTRWASGNLSLSRSNALPLIFEGIKHRNLRIADLGWTLLITSRPLVLTHLLAVQLGAGVLCWWVPTDRSIQLAAAALGLLPLYGLYLLAGIGMLGLSPRRFQYLLHTPLVLAQIASISLLALLGFRNHSWNRTPRH